Within Dermacentor variabilis isolate Ectoservices chromosome 8, ASM5094787v1, whole genome shotgun sequence, the genomic segment GACTGCTTTGTTGAAATCGAAAGCAAAACACCTGTTGCCGGTTTACTGCTATTGTTCCTGCAGCCAAGGCCTGCGATGAAGGAAAATTGTTCCTGCGAGAGCATCCCGATTCTCCAGCAGCAGTTGCATGCACGGAGATAGTTCAGAGTAAGGCAGCCAACTTTTTCTTATCTTAAGTGATTTCATACCTCAGAGAAGTGCATCATCAACAGAACATGCAGCCACTTCCTGGGTATGGTTCTGTTGCAGGCATTGTAGTCTGAGCCTGTGTATTACGGTGTTCTCGGCACATTTTCCTGTTTCGTTTGATTGCATTCTTGCGTTAATTACACGTGATATGTTTGTTATCAAGCACTTCAGGAAAAATTCCTTGCTTACTCGAACTGCAGGTGGTATAGCATTTAAGATGTAATTACAGCTTTAATTAGTAGTGTACATAAAAATTCTGTTAGGATAGTTTCATAATTTTACTGGCGTCGTTGTACTATCTGCATAAATTCAAACGCCAACAATTTAGAAACTATACTCCAATGTGATGTTCTGTTTCCAGGTTCTCCTGCATTCGTAAGAGTAGCTTAATTCAGACTCCAAAATTTACATTTGGGACTGCTCCATGCTTACAAACTGGTCACAGAGTGATTACATGTCATACATCCATGTAATCAAGCCTAACAAGCATTCTGGTTGGTTATTTCCTGTTCGCATTTCAGATTATGGTGATAATGTCTTATGCTGGGCTACCGCTTGAAATGACCAGAAATGGAAAGAAGCTAGTGTTAGTAAAACATAATTTGATTCACTCATACAACTTTTGGTGCTTGTTGTATCCACTGTATGTTCCGGTGCAGCGACCCCACTCGCCTATCCCTTAAAGGCGTTGTGTTAAGAGCATTCAGATTCACTGAGGTGACGAACACAATCTCTGACATGTGGAGCCCCACAATACAAAGCGATATGCTCCGATATTGTGGTCATATCGCTTCCTTGCCCTTTTGCGGAGTGCCACTAGTGGATTATGCACGCAAGCTAGCCCTACGAGCACGATACTAGGCTGTTtgaacttcagaggaagctttagctcagggccAATTCCTATGCCACCTATTCAAAACATGTAAAACATAGTAGTGCTTTTATGAGGCAGCCTCTGGACAGATTTTAAttaaacttgttgcatttgagagataaatttaaattctagcgactgtttcaaacagaattttgatttagggtgtGGTGTTTTTTACAAAATTTGCATATCAATGGTGTGTCTTAGAGTGATgtgtaatacatcaattttgtcagcATTAGATGTTCTATTAGGCACGGttatagaattgtgatatcgtttttcattatCAAGTTAGAAAGTTGTAAACGTCACAGTTTCATTTCCATAAATTTTTCAACAATTCCTATAAAAATAATCTAAGGCCTAAATGAGAACtttgcttcctacagtcactagatcttaatgttttcttttaaatccagCAAGCCTCATCAAATTTGGAGCAGTGGATGCCCAGAAAAATTATTTCTCTGTTgcaatgtatttagataggagctttTGAGCAAAAGTGTCCTCTTAACACATTTTCTTCCTTTAGGTCTTTGGAGGGTGTCCCATCACAAGTGCTTCACTTGTTTTCCTAAAGTGATGCTGACATGTtgtttgtactttttttttttacagagctTTCCACCGTCCTGACAAGCTCACTCAGCCAAGTTTCAGTAGCAACTACCTGACCGTGATATCAGAAGCTGTACTATACAGCAGTTGTGTGCCGACGGCGTAGATATTGCTTTTTCTGATGTTCCAAAGACGTGTGGAAACGATAAGATAAACAATGAGAATTTCGTAGGCAATGGTGACAGACATTTAGGATGAACTTTCAAGACCATTGCAAGTTTTCGACAAATCAAGTTTACTATTTGATGCGTCTTACCATTTTTATGGTACGAAGTGATTGTCAATACAGTGCAGCTCAGTTTTGATTTAAAGTAACGGAATTTTATTGTCATAACCTTACATTGTTATTTTATCTAGCCAATTTTATTCACCTTCAGTATACTACTTATAAAACAACGCCCATTGTTATACCCGGTAAATGCCATAGGTGGCATTATTGTAAGTGGACTGCTCTGTATAGTTGCAAAGCGTCAAAGACCGGTTGATATCTTGAATACAGCATGACTAAGCATATGCCTGGAAAGTTGAGCTGTATCACTTCGTAGTGTGCGGCAGGCCAGCCCCCCAAAAGAAACATGTTGGCGCATTTTGTGAATACATGTAAATTTGTAGAATGTTTCACGACATAGTTTCTTTTTGTACATCGCTGATATACAATTAAAGTACTCAGTTCACACCCACCTACTGTCTGTTTTAATTCTTGCGTCACATAAAACCACGATATGCCCACCCCGGGTGTCATTTTAACACCTAGATGAGTGAAAGATGAGCGCCGAAAGATCGAACATTGCGTGATTTGTGTCTACCAGAGGTCTCTCAGATCACTGTTTTCGCGATGTCCTACAAAGTACACAGGGCTGCATCCGCGTTTAGCTTGCGTACCGCGAAACGTATGCACAGTACGCAATCTTGAGTAAAGCACGTGCTCTTctaaaagcagcttttagttccgGGTACGAGTCACTTCTTGTGCTTCAACATATGTTCTAGCTCGGTTTTGACGAACTGACGTACGTTCGGGTCGGGTATCTTGGCGACCGCTTCCGCGGCGCGCGCTCCGCCGTCCTTGTAGAATTCCACCAAGTCTTCGGCGTACTCCAACCACACGCAGTTCGAGCAGCCGCTTCCGCAGCACTGGTCCTTTTCCGGAGGTACCGGTGGCTCCGCTGCCGAACCGTTCGCGGACCCTTCGCCATGCGATTTGCGTTCGCTCGCGGCGACGGCAGAGGTCGTACTTCTgttcgccgccgtcgtcgtcgggtCATCGTCGTCGTTGCGACAGTCGCTGTAGAGGTGCCAAGATTTCGCACGGACGGCAAAGGGATGCAGTCGCAACCCCGCGGTCGACAGTGTCGCGCGATGCGAGGAATTCGCTACCGTTTCTACGAGTACGCCGGTGGCTAGCTTCAACATCGCCGTCAGCTGGAGCAGAGCGAAGCAGACATCGTCGTCTGCACAAACCGTTGGTTTGCAACTCCGCAGGACACCGCAGACCTGCGTAGAAGAGCAACTGCTTCCACTCGTCTGCTTCTACTACGCTTCTAACGTCACTTCCGCATCTTTGCCGACGTGAAAATAACCGAGCGATAGTTGCGACCACGACCAATGCCACGACCTACTCAACTCTAGACCTGCGCAGATCTacctcctccagcacgcctggtctagttcgccccttttgccgctagggaaagaacgtacgagcagagtggcgctagttataatctgttcgctgtcgtctgcttctgcgatctggctgttcagcgcttgtcttgccatttcggcaggcacaaagcgcttatATTGGCGGTAAAGGAATAAATTCACAAGAaaacatatttgcgaatgctttgagtttgaatagtgaaactataagaggaggagcggtgcaagaaatgtaaacaacggcagctgcaatgctagatcgacggcataaatttccctttcctaacatccgtaagagactggaaaaattgtttaaaaagattcatagtataatctagcttttttagttgattacagatagcctaatgtcgtagatggcATTatgatttactgctgtgtgccgtagtgaaaggcagatgatctggtaaaagtatgtTAAAtgtattcacgagtaagtcctccgcccgatatgtgcaataagctgatcgattctgtttcaagggaaggtgaccatatcttgtttttaatgtcgttggatgtctagctcagtagaaagcttgcaaaaaattgaGCGATctcagtgctttaaaacgtgttgtactgcaggccttaaatcgtgtcacggaactcttcaaactgtaaagctagctttcctgcGTGGTACAGCGGtagcataacggtggtgcttaagatacgtacgcagtgaagctgtgtgtgtaattcactttttgaactcaCGACGCGTTCACGGACAActttaagagttaaaatgagcGGTAACCGTTCTGTCGTCAAACGTTACGGTGGTTTCAAGCCcctaaagagcgcagaagcgaattttacaacgtgtacaatgaaactgttaATCGTTGCGAACTCTTCacacaatgtgatttataatactctgcttgaaaaaggcaataggagcggctacttaacgctattttagagagcagcggactacacgctccgacattttttaggttcgggcagtcaacttttggagccaagtgaccaatcaaagccttgtgacatcactgtcactgtgttagcaaaaatcatcaactagacaagCACTTCATCACAACACAACGGCTGtcgtactaattacaacgccgcacgGCCGCCCGccgcgtagcagacgaacaggttataaaagcgccacctatggccgtcggttgaacgaaagtgggcgcaagctgctcccatagaagccggatatctgtgcaggtctggagttccagtaggtcgtggttgCGACGGTAGACGTGACGATAGTTGCGACGGTAGACGTGAAAATAAGTTCACGCCGTGTGCCCAATATTGAGCCCGAATGGAAATTCCCGTAGTCCACTCTTTTGCATGCATTTAAACGGTGATGTAAACTAACCAGAAACGCCAAGGTGCTTTAATTAAATCACGAACTAGAGCTTGTAGAAAGCAAGAACGTCAACCCGAGATGTAGGGCAACTTGCGGGCATGGTGCTTGCGGATCTTTCAGGTGTCGGGCCCCAGGCGAGAAACAGAAGGCAGCACAGCCTGAATTGCCCTTAGAATTCCTTCACTCCCAAAAACATTACAAGAAAGGGTGCAGACATGCAGAGGGATTAAGGAGCGTGTCTCAATGAAAAAGCGACTTCAGGGTTAAAAACAAAGCGCGATTCGAAAGGTGAAGCAGATTCGATCTCTAGTGTGAAAACAATGTGCATTTGTGTGCTACACTGTTGTACTGGTTCCGACAGCGACCTTGCAGCCAGCGTACATTATGAAATGGCAAAACCAGTGAAGGCACGCAATTTAGCCTTCTTCACGTCACTGTTTTGCTTTAACCACCAGATTATAAAACTAACATGCGAGCATGATCCAAGCGTAAAGCCCTAATTCATTTCCAAGGTGTATCATTCTTTACATTTCATGGAAATTCTTATCCCAAAGGTGGCTGAAAGCAAAGTGCTTAACATACCAGTTATAGATTTAATTACAAACATTTGCGAAAAAGGAAGTTATTTTGAAATTATTTTGCATTTGTACGAACTTGCAACACTGCCCTTGCTTTACACAGACCTGTATTAGTGCTGCAATCCGAGCGCAGGCAGATCCTGGGATCTAACGAGAATCCTCTAGCTGGTGTTGCATTCTAATAAACCAGATGCACAAGTGACAGTAAAATGGGTTGTGAAAGGATGTTTTTAATGACTTTCAAGCATGTTGCAATTCAATTTCACATGGCTTTACATGGCATTTTACTAATATGTTTATCTAAACTCCCCCAGTGGACAATCATTCAATCTTTGAAGCAAAAAACTTctgaaacattgcaggcatgAATGCTATGAACACAACATCAAGAACTTTATTTATAGGCATCACTGCAAATCTACCCAACATTTCTAATGCCAACTTGTGTGAGAGGCcaattaaaaagaaacagaaaaacctCTTCAAGGGGCTGCACCCATCAGGTACAAGAACAATAGACAGTGTACAACACATGATCAGGGAACGAAGTACTCAAATGACCTCAACAAGATGCACAGCAGACAAAATTAACAGTGCCATGATGTAGTTCACAATATACTTTACAGGCAAGGAAATGCCCGGCGTATAGAGAAATGACAGCAGGTGGTAGTCATGGTTACAATGAATGCCAAAGCAACGAAGCCTTCGATGAAAGTGACGGTCAACGTGAAGAGCTGGAGCTCGAGCGTGCGTGGCGTCGGGGTCCTCCACCCGTGCCGGCTGGAGACCGCGATCTTCGCGACGGTCTTGGTGAGCGATGTCGACCTgatggaggactcctgaaatgcGGCAACGACAGTCCATTATGTGAGCGGGGTGAACGAAAACTCGAGTCACTGCAATGGTGTGGACCTAAACTCGCAGCTGCAGGTCATCCAGACATGGCACTTTCACCTTGCTGCTTTCAACGATTTTCCTTATTTACTTATCCTCAGCAGGCCCCATCAGAAATTGTAAACCGCCGACTGTGGAGAATTTTACCGTAAGAATTCttcaaattagttcattattaGAGAGAGATATAAGAAACGGAAGTGACACATTTCCATGCTGCCATATTCAAGGCCAACTAGACACCTTTCCCCCTTTGCCTTAACTAGCATCCATATGCAACATGTCTTTCCTGCCTTCTCTCGCACCGGAGCAGAATACGTCAGGAGCCCTGCAttcccccccccttcctttgCTCTCTCTGCGTTTGCTGCTGCACGAAGCACTTTCAGTGATGGTTTCGTGTGTTCTGCATTGCGTGACTTTCTGAAACGGCTGAAATTTCATGTGAAATTTAAGCCATTTTCACACCATGCAGTGGTTTCGTACTGTTGCCTTTGTTCGTAGGCACAGCTCCAGTTATATGGTAACTGCACTAGATGGCCACATAGGCATGGCAACTCGCACAGGTGAGCACAAAGCTACCATGAATATATGTCAAGCTCTGTACCATATAATTTTCTGGCTAAAACTCTGCATTTTTCGAAGAGTCCTGGGTGCGCAAACAAGCTGCTTATTTGTTCCTTTGACCACAGGGGCACAGTTTCCGCAAGAAAATTTCACGCTCATCGGGTTAACGACACTCGCATGTAACAATGAGCAGATGCTGCACTGTGAACTTTTGCGCATGTTCTATAGTAAAATAAAATGCTTActgctacagtgaaacctcgtaaAACCGTAGTtagccggagctcggaaaaagtatgtactaaacagtagtactgcttaaccgaaatagcgcgAGATCGCCcgcttacctgtcaaaaacggaactacGAGAGCGTCCGATGAAATGCTGGCGATGGGATGCGATGAAGGAATGCCGGGTGCGACCAAACAGCTgctccccccttccctccctccctcgaccacttaacatttttttccccttttggcACACaaccagtagccagatttaattgttataaccgataatgcggtaTGGGAGCTTGTAGTAAGTAGTTTATTTTACTGtagaacacatacaaaagttgacggagCATTGGCTGCTCATAAGATCCTATATATAGTTAAAAGCGGTATCGTTATAAGCTATGGTCACTAGGATGTGACCATAGCTCTATATTTTGTGAAAATGGCTTTTCATTATTCAACAAATATTCGAGAAATATCCTATGAGTGACTCCATTCTAGCACTATTCGATACTGTCTCAAAGATTACCATACGCGCACATGCCTGTCAGCAAGAAGTTAGCACTGCTTTGTGAAAGCATGGACTCACCGGCCTGAACGTCCCCTTGGTGGAGGTGACCTGCGTGCAACGAAATATATTCAATGCGTGGCCCACTTCTGAAAGTTGTAATTCAACAGTTGAGTGCCATTAACTGTAAGGTTTATTTCTCGCAAAGATTCTGCGGAGCCCATTATACACGAGGTATCTTTTTTCTGTATGGGCTGAAAGTTGACGTCAATGCTTTTATAGTTACAAGTACATGCGCTTGCAACATATATTTATTCTGCATTGCTCTTACACTGACAATTTgcaagcaggagccaatgtttcgacaactggacttgtctttttcgaagcgacatatgcttttcttggcacagtatatataggtggttcttctaaaggggaatggggtaaggcgggtgggtgaggCAACGACCGAGAGTGTAGAGtttaaaagaaaggtgtgctattcaatgtcggtggaggaatgtgaggtagcgcCGTGGTGTCAGCCGGTTTACATGTCACTGTAGATCCCAATCGTCAACTGGCTGACACATGGCGCTACTTCACATTCCTCCTCCGATGAtgaatagcacacctttcttttcaaaccTACACCCTCACTGCTAACAGGTCCTCTGTTGTTGCCTTGCCTGCCTGCCGTACCCCCTGTCCCTTTTAGTAGAACCACCTGTATATACTCTACCAAGGAAAGCATATTTTGCCCTGAAGAAGACAAGCTtacttgttgaaatgttggctcctgctttcaccttgttctagttttgctcatTGTCATGAACAGTGTAAGGATTTCACACAAGATGGACTCATtaacaaagggaaaatcagacatccacccgtttgtagcaattgctacaagggaaacccatacgggttcctcgaaagaaaagccttgcagttgaagaaaaatttgtcctggttcgggactcaaacccgggaccaccgcctttccggggcagccgctctaccatctgagctaaccaggcggctagcagatggtagggcaaAGTcgaaatttgtcaacaactcaaagcaaaaacaagagtttgatgtaatagttctgcggaaacccgcaaggtggagagaagtaattaataaagggaaaatcagacatccactcgttcgtagcGACTTcaccctaccatctgctagccgcctggttagctcagatggtagagcggctaccctggaaaggcggtggtcccaggttcgattcccggaccaggacgaatttttcttcaactgcgaggcttctttttcgaggaacccgtatgggtttcctttgtagcaattgctatgaacgggtggatgtctgattttccctttattaattacttctctccaccttgcgggtttccacagaactattacgtcaagacGGACTCATACTTGAAGGCACAGGTACAAGGTGCAAGAATTGTGATCCATTTTTGGTGCTTCAATTCTTTTTGAAGCTCGCTGATTTTTGGCATTATTTGAGCCCCCAAACCAAGATTGCtttataattaataataatttttCAATGGTTTTCCCGTGGCATTTAATGCTGCCATGTTTGTGACGTATGATTGTCAGGTTATACTTTTCACTATGCACAAGTTTAATTcaaacacattaaaaaaaaaaaaaaagtcagtggtTTAGGGCCTTTTAAAGACTATTTTTAACTTCATCAACACAGTCCCATTCGGCCAAGACAAAAATATGACAGACCTTCGTGGACGTGACCTCGGTGGGGATGATCGTCTCCAGTGCGGAGGCGGCGCAGGGGGTCGTCTTGGAGGCATGGGGGGGCTGGGCCGCCTCGGAGGCACGGGTCGTGGCAGCAAGACTGATGCTGCTGTCACCTCCTGGCCATCTATCTGACCTGTAATGCAGAGAGcaggagaaaagaagaagaagaaaaaaaagaccaaTGTCACTGCGAAGAACTCCAAGTGGCATCGCTATGTTTATGCTAGATCTTCATCTTAGCAGCCAAATGCATTGTGCCGTCTCTGGAGAACTTTAAACCCTCTGAGCGCAGTCCGCACATGCGGCATCAATACTGGGAACAGCACCATGGCGACGCCAACATGCCTCAAGTGTCTGCataattgcaaaagaaaaaaaaaaaaaatctgaaggcAGGCCGAAACCTAAACAATTTTATCGTGGTCTCGGAGTGACATCATGGACTGCTAATATGGGCAAACCAATAGTACAGCACTGCAAATTATTATTTCTGCTTTGAATCCACAAAAACGTTACAGATGCATTCGGTGTTCCACCAGGAGCGCTATCTTGATGCTGCTGCACACAAAATTGAGAAGAGCGATGGTGGTGCATGCGAaccgaaaataaaatctataccCAAGGAGGCGATTGCAAATCAAGAAGCCTGTAACGCCCAACGTATCATATATACAAGCGTCAAAGTTCTGATGAGAGTGGAAAGCTCCGTGCACAGCCTACAGTAGAGTTTCTAATGTTCTGGAGAGAGTCTTTAGTTGTGGACAGTCCAGCAGAGAACAATTACACTACACTAATTTCATAACTTGAGTAGCTTTTCACTGTTCGTTTCTTGCAAGTGAACTCTTGATGGccaaaaataaagcaacaagTTCTTCCCATTTTCCTTGATATGGAACTATGTTCGGCCGTCACAGATCAAGACCACGGGAAATGCGCGCTCACCCCCGTCCATGTGGCGCATGGCTCGCTCGGCATCTGCGGGGTTTTCAAACTCAATGTAGGCGAACCCCCGCGACAGGTGGCTGTGGGTCCGATCCGGAGGTAGCTCGACACTCTTCACAGCGCCGTAGCAGCCAAAGATCTCGAGCAGGTGGTCACGGGTCACGTTGCGAGTCAGTCGACCCACGTGAATCTTGCACGGGCGGGGCGGCGATGGCGTCCGCTTGCGCCTGCTGCTGCTGGAAGTGGTTGCGTTGGTggtgccgcctcctcctccgccGCCGCGAGCTCCACTTGCCGACCTGCACATTCCACGACAAGAGCAGACATGACGAGGCCACAATGCAATAAGAAAAACATTTGTCGAGCGAGCGGTGCGACCAAGCTTGAGCAACAATGTGGCTCGAGTACTGCTGTTTTTATGCGCTATATTTTAGGGCAATGAAGACAGCACGAACAGGACAGAAAGAACAATGACCAGACAACATATGCACATCACAAGAGGTCCATTGCAATGCAATCTTTGAACAATGGAAGTGTGCTAGCCAGGCATGTTTGTATTTGGATCCATATCAAAAGAAGATGATGCAGCTACGTGCCAAGCAAAATAAGAATGCTATTCGGTTTCAGGACTCCATCAGATATGCAATTTGCACTTACGCAAGATAGGTTTCCCTCTTTATGCAGCAGCATTTCTAGCAATCAATTATTCAGCAGCAATTACTAATCCTGGCAGGGTGGGCAGTAGCACTAGAATGTTTCCATTTTTCCATGCAAAGTGCCTTATACGTTGTAACAGACACTAAGCCGGTTCGTCTGCTACTAACAAAACCACAACAACTTTGCACTCTCTCTACCAAGAGATGAAAATGTAACAAAACAATTCTTCGGAACATTCCTTGTTGGAGTGTTGAGAAGGATCACAAGACAGTCAGCATCAATACATTAATACTCATCCGCAGTAGTCGTGATAACTTCCTGGTGGCTTCACACAAACATGCTACACTAGGTCCTTTCAATATTTCGCATGCCTGAGGCGCTGCTGTCAGCCAATGAACGTGGGTGTGTGCAGCTTTTCGGACAGTCGCGAACAACATACACAAGAGACCCACATTTACAGTGTTCTGGCTTTTCTTTTATACTACGTAGACACATCTGGACGACAGCAGATGACACCCGCACAACAGCAGTCTTTCAACTTGCAAAATAAATGATCTCCAACGCCAGTGGTGTACCACTTTCACAGAAATTTTTAAGACAGCTCCACCTATGGCTGACCTTTTTATATGAGAATAGATTATATAAGACCTTATGCTTT encodes:
- the LOC142589851 gene encoding uncharacterized protein LOC142589851 isoform X1 — protein: MAASPKRVRSTDTKKERSRERTKKSRTASTSSSRSSSAASSGSSSSDSSSSGSASSESSRSSSSSSSSSSRSTSVSPRRRRNRVSRPAKPAPTPAPTSASGARGGGGGGGTTNATTSSSSRRKRTPSPPRPCKIHVGRLTRNVTRDHLLEIFGCYGAVKSVELPPDRTHSHLSRGFAYIEFENPADAERAMRHMDGGQIDGQEVTAASVLLPRPVPPRRPSPPMPPRRPPAPPPHWRRSSPPRSRPRRSPPPRGRSGRSPPSGRHRSPRPSRRSRSPAGTGGGPRRHARSSSSSSR
- the LOC142589851 gene encoding uncharacterized protein LOC142589851 isoform X2 yields the protein MAASPKRVRSTDTKKERSRERTKKSRTASTSSSRSSSAASSGSSSSDSSSSGSASSESSRSSSSSSSSSSRSTSVSPRRRRNRVSRSASGARGGGGGGGTTNATTSSSSRRKRTPSPPRPCKIHVGRLTRNVTRDHLLEIFGCYGAVKSVELPPDRTHSHLSRGFAYIEFENPADAERAMRHMDGGQIDGQEVTAASVLLPRPVPPRRPSPPMPPRRPPAPPPHWRRSSPPRSRPRRSPPPRGRSGRSPPSGRHRSPRPSRRSRSPAGTGGGPRRHARSSSSSSR